One genomic segment of Synechocystis sp. LKSZ1 includes these proteins:
- a CDS encoding NIL domain-containing protein, producing the protein MATVKITALDTEHPSRLAQTRIRIQIPRQYQQDPIISQLATRYHLEINILAAILGANGKESGWFDLHLVGTEKNIQDALVYLGDLNINIISDLETDGW; encoded by the coding sequence CGAGCATCCCTCTCGTTTGGCCCAAACGCGCATCCGCATCCAAATTCCCCGCCAATACCAGCAAGACCCGATCATCTCGCAATTAGCGACCCGTTATCACCTGGAAATTAACATCCTGGCGGCGATTCTAGGGGCCAACGGCAAGGAAAGTGGCTGGTTTGACCTCCACCTCGTGGGAACAGAAAAAAATATCCAAGATGCCCTGGTCTACCTCGGAGACCTCAATATCAATATTATTTCCGATCTGGAAACCGACGGTTGGTAA
- the cysT gene encoding sulfate ABC transporter permease subunit CysT translates to MTHLTEVASKFLAPQPRPWLGLIGSRFSPPWAVTLIYLLFLLILPIAALTTKSLSLGWGRFWEIATSDIALSAYDVTFVTALAAGAINGLLGTIVAWVLVRYQFPGKKIVDAAVDLPFALPTSVAGLVLATVYSDNGWIGQLFAPFGIRIAFTRLGVFVAMLFISLPFIVRTLQPVLQEMEEEAEEAAWSLGATEWQTFWRVIFPPLLPPILTGIALGFSRAVGEYGSVVIVASNIPFKDLIAPVLVFQRLEEYDYEGATVIGAVLLLVSLVLLLVINLLQQWGRRYAVD, encoded by the coding sequence ATGACTCATTTGACTGAAGTAGCCTCAAAATTCCTGGCCCCCCAGCCACGTCCGTGGTTGGGACTGATCGGCTCTCGTTTTTCGCCCCCTTGGGCCGTTACACTTATCTATTTGTTATTTCTACTGATTCTGCCCATTGCGGCCCTGACGACTAAATCGCTTTCCTTGGGCTGGGGCCGTTTCTGGGAAATTGCCACCTCCGACATTGCTCTTTCGGCCTACGACGTTACCTTTGTCACGGCCTTGGCGGCCGGGGCCATTAATGGCCTGTTGGGAACTATCGTCGCCTGGGTTTTGGTGCGTTACCAGTTCCCCGGTAAAAAAATTGTTGATGCCGCTGTGGATTTACCCTTCGCCCTACCGACTTCCGTTGCCGGGTTAGTCTTGGCTACGGTCTATAGCGACAATGGTTGGATTGGCCAGTTATTTGCCCCCTTTGGCATTCGCATTGCCTTTACCCGCCTGGGGGTGTTTGTGGCCATGTTGTTTATTTCCTTACCTTTTATCGTGCGGACACTCCAGCCCGTGCTTCAAGAAATGGAAGAAGAGGCTGAAGAAGCGGCCTGGTCGTTGGGGGCAACGGAATGGCAAACCTTTTGGCGGGTTATTTTTCCGCCCCTATTACCGCCGATTTTGACGGGCATTGCCCTGGGCTTTTCGCGAGCAGTGGGGGAATACGGTTCCGTAGTGATCGTGGCCTCCAACATTCCTTTCAAAGATTTGATTGCCCCGGTGTTAGTCTTCCAGCGCCTAGAGGAATACGACTACGAAGGCGCTACGGTGATCGGTGCGGTTCTGCTCCTAGTCTCCCTTGTTTTACTCCTCGTGATTAATCTCTTACAACAGTGGGGTCGTCGTTATGCCGTGGATTAA
- the cysW gene encoding sulfate ABC transporter permease subunit CysW yields MPWIKPKYLLIALALAYLGLILVIPVVSVFYEAFHNGLGQFLTTMKDDNFLAAVRLTLIIALIAVPLNTVFGLCAAWVLARNQFPGRALFLSVLDLPFSISPVVAGLMIVLLYGQKGWIGSFFHEADIKILFAIPGMTIATIFVTLPFVAREVIPVLEEMGPEQEEAARILGAKDWQIFWRVTLPNIRWGLLYGVLLTNARAMGEFGAVSVVSGSILGQTSTLPIFVEQEYKNYQTEAAFSAAVVLALLAAVTLVLKEILERYTGHHSK; encoded by the coding sequence ATGCCGTGGATTAAACCGAAATATCTTCTCATTGCCCTAGCCCTGGCTTACTTAGGCCTAATCCTCGTTATCCCCGTCGTTTCCGTTTTCTACGAAGCCTTTCATAACGGTCTGGGACAATTCTTAACCACCATGAAAGACGATAATTTTTTAGCAGCAGTACGTCTTACTTTGATTATTGCGCTCATTGCCGTTCCTCTCAACACGGTGTTTGGCCTCTGTGCAGCCTGGGTTTTGGCGCGTAATCAATTTCCCGGCCGGGCTCTGTTTCTCAGTGTGCTGGATTTACCCTTCTCCATTTCTCCCGTAGTTGCGGGTTTAATGATTGTTCTGCTCTACGGACAAAAGGGCTGGATTGGCTCATTTTTCCACGAAGCCGATATTAAAATTCTTTTTGCCATTCCCGGCATGACCATTGCCACCATTTTTGTCACCCTGCCCTTTGTGGCCCGAGAGGTGATTCCGGTCTTAGAGGAAATGGGGCCAGAGCAGGAGGAAGCCGCTCGAATTCTGGGCGCTAAGGATTGGCAAATTTTCTGGCGGGTTACTTTACCCAATATTCGTTGGGGCTTGCTCTACGGAGTATTGCTGACCAACGCTCGGGCCATGGGGGAGTTTGGTGCGGTTTCGGTGGTTTCCGGCAGTATCTTGGGACAAACCAGTACCCTGCCTATTTTTGTAGAACAAGAATACAAAAACTATCAAACAGAAGCCGCCTTCAGTGCCGCTGTCGTCTTAGCGTTACTGGCCGCCGTCACCCTAGTGCTCAAGGAAATCCTTGAACGATACACCGGTCACCACTCAAAATAA
- the cysA gene encoding sulfate ABC transporter ATP-binding protein, which produces MSIIISKVEKNFGSFKALSEINLEIPDGKLVALLGPSGSGKSTLLRTIAGLEKPDQGQIIINGQDTTHIDIRKRNIGFVFQHYALFKHLTIRQNIAFGLDIRKHPKNQIKQRVQELLGLIQLEGLGDRYPSQLSGGQRQRVALARALAVQPQVLLLDEPFGALDAKVRKELRSWLRQLHDEVHLTSVFVTHDQEEAMEVADEIVVMNQGKIEQIGSPAEIYDHPATPFVMEFIGEVNILSPTANLFQNHPEINTNEFPRHASASVFVRPHDVGIQTAPDEVTSPAVVKRIIHLGWEIQVELSLNDQAIVVAHLSREQFNELRLEVSQSVYIKPRQSKFFSENGFLTYAI; this is translated from the coding sequence ATGAGCATTATTATTAGCAAAGTTGAAAAAAACTTTGGTAGTTTCAAAGCCCTATCCGAGATTAATTTGGAAATTCCTGATGGTAAACTAGTGGCTCTCTTGGGCCCATCAGGGTCAGGTAAATCAACGCTTTTGCGGACTATTGCCGGCTTGGAGAAGCCCGACCAAGGCCAAATTATTATCAATGGCCAGGACACAACTCACATCGATATTCGTAAACGAAACATTGGTTTTGTTTTTCAACACTATGCTCTTTTCAAACATCTGACCATTCGTCAAAATATTGCCTTTGGCCTAGATATTCGCAAGCATCCTAAAAACCAGATAAAACAACGGGTTCAAGAACTCTTGGGCCTAATCCAGTTAGAAGGCCTGGGAGACCGCTATCCTTCCCAATTATCTGGTGGCCAAAGACAACGGGTGGCCCTGGCCCGGGCCCTGGCCGTACAACCCCAAGTTCTGTTGCTAGATGAACCCTTTGGGGCCCTGGACGCTAAAGTGCGGAAGGAACTGCGGAGTTGGTTGCGGCAATTGCACGATGAAGTTCATCTAACGAGCGTATTTGTGACCCACGACCAGGAAGAAGCCATGGAAGTAGCCGATGAGATTGTGGTGATGAACCAGGGCAAGATTGAGCAGATTGGCTCCCCCGCAGAGATTTATGACCATCCCGCAACGCCGTTTGTGATGGAATTTATTGGCGAAGTCAATATTTTGTCGCCGACAGCGAATCTTTTCCAAAATCATCCCGAAATCAACACCAATGAATTTCCCCGTCATGCCTCAGCTTCGGTGTTTGTTCGTCCCCATGATGTGGGTATCCAGACGGCTCCTGATGAGGTAACGAGTCCAGCCGTAGTGAAACGCATTATCCATTTGGGTTGGGAAATTCAGGTGGAATTAAGTTTGAATGATCAAGCGATAGTTGTAGCTCACCTAAGTCGGGAACAGTTCAACGAGCTTCGCTTAGAAGTGAGTCAATCAGTCTATATCAAACCCCGCCAAAGTAAATTCTTTTCTGAAAACGGATTTCTCACCTATGCCATCTAG
- a CDS encoding Crp/Fnr family transcriptional regulator, translating to MPQSIASSLKNFTTRTLLPHKNNCFWKIESGIVRTFTWLEDGTLVTLGLWGPGDIVGKNFASITPYKLECLTPVQASLILQNHDELIEMLVAHIQQMNELAVVRRQKTVDKMLFQFLKYLANKFGKMTTKGQLIDIRLTHQDLADLLGTSRVTITRCLGQLEDQKLINRQVLRGIVIPEDEIWHYEI from the coding sequence ATGCCTCAATCTATTGCTAGCTCATTAAAAAATTTCACTACGAGAACTTTATTACCTCATAAAAATAATTGCTTCTGGAAAATAGAAAGTGGTATTGTTCGTACTTTCACTTGGTTAGAGGATGGTACTCTGGTGACTCTTGGGCTATGGGGGCCTGGAGATATTGTTGGCAAGAATTTTGCTAGCATTACGCCCTATAAGTTGGAATGCCTAACGCCAGTTCAAGCCTCTCTAATTTTGCAAAACCATGATGAACTGATTGAGATGCTGGTTGCTCATATTCAGCAAATGAATGAACTGGCTGTTGTTCGTCGCCAAAAAACCGTTGATAAAATGCTATTTCAGTTTCTTAAATACTTAGCTAATAAATTTGGCAAGATGACCACAAAAGGGCAATTGATTGATATTCGTTTAACTCATCAGGATTTAGCAGATTTATTGGGAACTAGCCGCGTCACCATTACCCGATGCCTAGGACAACTAGAAGATCAAAAATTGATCAATCGCCAAGTATTAAGGGGAATTGTCATTCCAGAGGATGAAATTTGGCACTATGAAATTTGA
- a CDS encoding NIL domain-containing protein — translation MREVSSFNKNLVTIRLGLSIPYSYKSTPIIYKLIAYYDLVVNITKADFLDNRQEAGRFELEMRRTPQKIEKALAYLKTANIDFRVRSNFAGDSWHY, via the coding sequence ATGAGAGAAGTTAGCTCCTTCAATAAAAATCTAGTTACAATTAGGCTTGGCTTATCAATCCCTTATTCTTATAAATCAACTCCAATTATTTATAAACTGATTGCCTATTATGACTTGGTTGTCAATATAACAAAAGCGGATTTTTTAGATAATCGTCAAGAAGCAGGGAGATTTGAATTAGAAATGAGAAGAACTCCCCAGAAAATTGAGAAAGCCTTGGCTTATTTAAAGACAGCCAATATTGATTTTAGAGTTCGTTCAAATTTTGCTGGTGATAGTTGGCACTACTGA
- a CDS encoding MgtC/SapB family protein, which produces MEAMFLVASDWHSIAFRLCLALLVGCLIGINRQKGGRPAGMRTFMLVSMGSALFVMIPLQAEGDSAFAATNALSRTIQGVSSGVGFIGAGLILQQSDHRNQTKVRGLTTAASIWIAAALGATIGCGLWQTGLLGGFLTLLVLSGVKRLRRWILIALGKRRQAQLLELEELSEPEQNEYFFNQELL; this is translated from the coding sequence ATGGAAGCAATGTTTTTAGTAGCGAGCGATTGGCATAGTATTGCATTTCGTCTTTGCTTAGCTTTATTGGTTGGCTGCTTAATTGGAATCAATCGCCAAAAAGGTGGACGGCCCGCTGGCATGAGAACCTTTATGTTAGTCAGTATGGGATCGGCTCTGTTTGTAATGATTCCTTTGCAGGCGGAGGGGGATAGCGCGTTTGCTGCAACCAATGCCCTAAGTCGAACTATTCAAGGCGTAAGCTCTGGGGTTGGCTTTATCGGTGCAGGTCTGATTCTGCAACAATCTGATCATCGAAACCAGACTAAAGTGCGCGGTTTGACTACGGCCGCTTCTATCTGGATTGCTGCCGCTTTAGGAGCAACGATTGGTTGTGGACTATGGCAAACGGGACTATTAGGTGGCTTTTTAACCCTATTAGTACTAAGTGGAGTAAAACGCCTACGACGCTGGATATTAATTGCCCTAGGAAAGCGTCGGCAAGCCCAGCTTTTAGAGCTAGAAGAGTTGTCTGAGCCAGAACAAAATGAGTATTTTTTTAACCAAGAACTATTATAG
- a CDS encoding sulfurtransferase: MLRKLLLLWSKVGKQINSLAYRIISVIFGITLFLALGISASNSANPSSSIQFVSPSWVQEHLSDPKLRILDVRINPLEYIDGHLPQAVNIADNNFRGPNGFLPVQYWETAKIGSLLSKAGVSNNNKVLVYSDGNNVLGATMVAYLLERSGAKDIAVLDGGFKGYKDAKENVTKEFPRYKNGNFTLKDNENIRISLSELEKLIGKPGVVIIDPRPPELFEGKTNLWVRNGHIPGAKNIPWPTFTEANNPDEALKNPHQLKSLDAIKKILADRNIKLSDNIIVSCSTGREATLQYVVLKHLLGYPKVRIYEGSWTEYSTTNLPVETGPERAV; the protein is encoded by the coding sequence ATGCTTCGAAAATTACTTCTATTGTGGTCTAAGGTAGGCAAACAAATCAATTCTCTAGCCTACAGAATCATTTCCGTCATTTTCGGGATAACCTTATTTCTTGCTTTAGGCATTTCAGCTTCCAACTCAGCAAACCCTAGTAGTTCTATCCAGTTTGTTTCCCCTAGCTGGGTTCAAGAGCACTTGAGTGACCCTAAGCTTAGAATTCTCGACGTTCGCATTAATCCCTTGGAATACATTGATGGACATCTACCCCAAGCGGTCAATATTGCTGACAATAACTTTCGCGGCCCCAATGGTTTTCTTCCAGTTCAGTACTGGGAAACAGCAAAAATAGGTAGCTTACTCTCCAAGGCAGGAGTTAGTAACAACAATAAAGTACTAGTCTATTCCGATGGTAATAATGTTCTTGGTGCAACAATGGTTGCCTATTTACTAGAACGTTCTGGTGCGAAGGATATTGCTGTCTTAGACGGCGGCTTCAAAGGCTACAAAGATGCGAAAGAAAATGTGACGAAGGAATTCCCTCGCTATAAAAATGGGAACTTTACCCTCAAAGATAACGAAAATATTCGTATTAGCTTATCAGAGCTAGAAAAGCTGATCGGTAAACCGGGAGTAGTAATTATCGATCCACGTCCCCCAGAGTTATTTGAGGGTAAAACCAATCTTTGGGTAAGAAACGGGCATATTCCAGGGGCCAAAAATATTCCTTGGCCCACTTTTACTGAAGCCAATAATCCCGATGAGGCCCTCAAGAACCCTCACCAGCTAAAATCCCTTGATGCAATCAAAAAAATTCTTGCCGACCGAAATATAAAACTCAGCGACAATATTATTGTTTCCTGTAGCACTGGTCGGGAAGCAACCTTGCAATACGTTGTCCTGAAACATTTGTTGGGTTATCCTAAGGTTAGAATTTATGAAGGCTCGTGGACAGAATATAGTACCACAAACTTGCCTGTTGAAACTGGCCCAGAAAGAGCAGTATAA
- a CDS encoding DUF4242 domain-containing protein, giving the protein MVLYLVESEIQELGIEQIKESIEHISQLIAPDAGKVVEVQVGEDLKRLFIVVDADNQESAKNSIEHAGFPVHLLKEVRLIGQDLVTLSKRKAKANYLVEWNLPPGLTMELYLARKAEKTPLYEQIPSVQFERTYVCEDLSKCLCFYDSPNEVTVKQARDIVSAPIDRLTPIQNLY; this is encoded by the coding sequence ATGGTGCTATATCTTGTCGAATCAGAAATTCAAGAACTAGGTATTGAGCAAATCAAAGAATCCATTGAGCACATTTCTCAACTCATTGCACCGGATGCCGGCAAAGTGGTTGAAGTACAAGTCGGCGAAGATTTAAAGCGTTTATTTATTGTTGTTGATGCTGATAACCAAGAATCAGCAAAAAATAGCATCGAGCACGCTGGCTTCCCTGTTCATTTGCTCAAAGAAGTTCGCTTGATCGGGCAGGATTTGGTGACTCTAAGCAAACGCAAAGCTAAGGCGAACTATTTGGTTGAATGGAATTTGCCTCCGGGATTAACCATGGAGCTATATCTGGCTCGTAAAGCCGAAAAGACGCCGCTTTATGAACAAATTCCCAGTGTTCAATTTGAAAGAACCTACGTTTGTGAAGATTTGAGTAAATGTCTTTGTTTCTACGACAGCCCTAATGAAGTGACGGTAAAACAAGCACGAGATATTGTCAGCGCTCCGATTGACCGTCTAACTCCCATTCAAAATCTTTATTAG
- a CDS encoding acyl-CoA dehydrogenase family protein — MLAQQERVQSLLSNHAHALNDGSGGANVGHSLGLLGEVGWLGYGVPSGLGGQEGSIAEAVEAIALVSEVCLTSGFSFWCQRAVIGYLAHSDNAWLKYHILPLLLRGEMSGATGLSNAMKHLAGLEKLRIEGRIHGDSVTVNGFLPWVSNLKPYQFLLVVAAETRQGDSLVVAVPADTHGVNRGRDLKLIGLQGAWTSTINLDNVQLSSDWIISHNAQQFLATIRPQFLLLQCGLALGITRKSLLEVSYCLQQTKKSLSHRYRQKYEQLLALEETLRNLSTWEYHDLAQVCRLFQLRIDLTRLAVESVSLELEAQGGSAYIRSSSTARRLQEVAFLPVLTPSLVQLEQELHRHNLTAIG, encoded by the coding sequence ATGCTTGCACAACAAGAACGAGTTCAATCCTTGCTTTCTAATCATGCCCATGCTTTAAATGATGGTTCTGGAGGAGCGAATGTTGGTCATTCCCTGGGGTTATTAGGAGAAGTGGGATGGTTGGGTTATGGTGTCCCCTCGGGATTAGGGGGCCAGGAAGGCTCGATAGCAGAGGCGGTAGAGGCGATTGCCCTAGTTTCTGAAGTTTGTCTCACCAGTGGCTTTTCCTTTTGGTGCCAAAGGGCGGTGATTGGGTACTTGGCACATTCTGACAACGCTTGGCTCAAATACCACATTTTGCCGCTACTACTGCGAGGAGAAATGTCTGGGGCAACGGGCCTGTCCAATGCCATGAAGCATTTAGCTGGGCTGGAAAAACTACGCATAGAGGGACGCATTCATGGGGATTCAGTTACTGTCAATGGATTCTTGCCCTGGGTTTCAAATCTTAAGCCTTATCAATTCCTGCTGGTCGTTGCCGCAGAGACCCGTCAAGGAGACTCTCTCGTTGTTGCCGTTCCGGCCGACACCCATGGTGTTAACAGGGGCAGGGATCTCAAGCTAATTGGACTTCAGGGGGCCTGGACAAGCACGATTAATCTCGATAATGTGCAACTTTCTTCGGATTGGATTATTAGCCACAATGCGCAACAGTTTTTAGCAACCATTCGACCTCAATTTTTGCTATTACAGTGCGGCCTGGCTTTAGGCATTACCCGTAAATCCTTGTTGGAAGTTAGCTATTGCCTTCAGCAAACTAAAAAAAGCCTTAGCCACCGCTATCGTCAGAAGTATGAGCAATTACTTGCCCTGGAAGAAACCTTAAGAAACTTAAGTACATGGGAATACCATGATCTTGCTCAAGTCTGTCGGTTGTTTCAACTGAGAATCGACCTAACACGCCTAGCCGTCGAGTCCGTCAGCTTAGAATTAGAAGCCCAGGGAGGTAGTGCATATATTCGTTCTAGTTCTACGGCCAGACGATTGCAAGAAGTTGCTTTTTTACCCGTTTTAACCCCTAGCTTGGTTCAGCTTGAGCAAGAACTTCATCGCCATAATTTAACCGCTATTGGTTAG
- a CDS encoding ATP-binding cassette domain-containing protein, whose protein sequence is MSRLPTAPSAPDLLAIPVDAKPILKVVDLGLAYHHRQKVSPIFEGIHLDIYPGEVVCLLGASGCGKSSLLSAVAGFVSQGHPQATVRHWGQTYLQSEPLQAPDPRIAVVFQDATLLPWLTVWQNVAWGLQLRAMPRLSRSELRERVGEALLSVNLQGFESSYPRQLSGGMAQRVALARALARHPTLLLLDEPFSALDVITRLEMQVYNGF, encoded by the coding sequence ATGTCACGCTTACCAACTGCTCCCTCTGCTCCAGACTTGCTTGCAATACCGGTGGATGCTAAGCCCATTCTTAAAGTCGTCGATCTCGGTTTAGCGTATCACCATCGACAAAAAGTTTCTCCCATTTTTGAGGGGATTCATCTAGACATTTACCCAGGGGAAGTAGTGTGCTTACTGGGGGCAAGTGGATGCGGAAAATCTTCTCTGTTATCTGCCGTCGCTGGTTTTGTGAGTCAGGGCCATCCTCAAGCAACCGTTAGACACTGGGGGCAGACTTATCTACAGTCCGAGCCCTTACAGGCCCCTGATCCGCGGATTGCCGTCGTCTTTCAAGATGCAACCTTATTACCCTGGTTGACAGTTTGGCAGAATGTAGCCTGGGGATTACAGTTACGGGCGATGCCGCGGTTATCCCGTTCAGAACTGCGAGAGCGGGTAGGCGAAGCACTGTTGAGCGTTAATTTACAGGGCTTTGAGTCGAGCTACCCCCGTCAGCTATCAGGCGGTATGGCCCAACGAGTCGCCTTGGCCAGGGCCCTGGCCCGTCATCCGACCCTACTCCTGCTGGATGAACCCTTTAGTGCGCTAGATGTCATTACTCGTTTAGAAATGCAAGTTTACAACGGGTTTTAG
- a CDS encoding ABC transporter permease subunit, with the protein MGILLGLFKGIEKSTSVLFQFIRMIFPLFWMPIAVMVFGIGDAPIYFLLTIAAVWPIILNTSMGVVSVDRHWLLLSKSLCANALEALTQVIVPAIIAHILTGLRLAVGIIWIVLVPAEMLGVTSGLGYYILDTRDRLDYSELVAVILIIGVIGYGLDTFLRLMHQAWAHHR; encoded by the coding sequence TTGGGAATTTTATTAGGATTATTTAAAGGCATTGAAAAATCAACCTCAGTCCTTTTTCAATTTATTCGTATGATTTTTCCCCTATTCTGGATGCCGATTGCCGTTATGGTCTTTGGCATTGGGGATGCACCGATCTATTTTTTATTGACCATCGCTGCTGTCTGGCCCATTATTCTCAATACAAGCATGGGAGTCGTCTCCGTTGATAGACACTGGTTATTGTTGTCGAAAAGTCTCTGCGCCAATGCCTTAGAAGCTTTAACCCAGGTTATTGTACCTGCTATTATTGCCCATATTTTAACGGGATTACGCCTAGCTGTTGGTATCATTTGGATTGTGCTAGTTCCAGCGGAAATGCTAGGAGTGACCTCGGGCCTAGGTTACTATATCTTAGATACAAGAGACCGTTTGGATTACTCTGAGCTAGTAGCAGTTATTTTGATAATTGGTGTTATTGGCTATGGTTTAGATACTTTCTTAAGGTTGATGCACCAAGCCTGGGCTCATCATCGTTAG
- a CDS encoding phosphatase PAP2 family protein: MFISLVITVHYNPLGLGWDQAILIALHQTHQPILDHWAKILTDLGIWIVTAPVLGLIALILTYQQQWQKGVYIAITVFGAIPLSYGLKHLFNRPRPHLWSSDVAWPTNPSFPSGHAFSSMMFVTLIILLWPWRGRTWVVLAGSLFVILIGWTRLYLGVHYPSDILAGWSIAIAWCVSVYLIYSPGQTIQKDE, translated from the coding sequence GTGTTTATTAGTCTAGTAATTACTGTTCATTACAATCCCTTGGGTCTGGGCTGGGATCAAGCTATTCTCATTGCACTGCATCAAACTCATCAACCGATTCTAGACCACTGGGCTAAAATCTTGACGGATTTAGGAATCTGGATTGTAACGGCACCTGTCTTGGGACTCATTGCCTTAATTTTGACCTATCAACAGCAATGGCAAAAGGGAGTTTATATTGCAATCACTGTCTTTGGTGCGATCCCTCTCAGCTACGGGCTAAAACATCTTTTTAATCGTCCTCGTCCCCACCTCTGGTCTAGTGATGTAGCCTGGCCGACTAATCCTTCCTTTCCCAGTGGCCATGCTTTCTCTAGTATGATGTTTGTGACTTTAATAATTCTCCTGTGGCCTTGGAGGGGACGGACTTGGGTCGTGCTAGCGGGAAGTCTTTTTGTCATCTTGATTGGCTGGACAAGACTGTACCTTGGGGTTCACTATCCGAGTGATATTTTGGCTGGTTGGAGTATAGCAATTGCCTGGTGTGTGAGTGTTTATCTAATCTATTCGCCGGGGCAGACCATCCAAAAAGACGAGTAA
- a CDS encoding class II glutamine amidotransferase — translation MCQLLGMNSNVPTDICFSFEGFCARGGKTDEHRDGWGIAFFEDRGCRLFLDDYPSIVSPIAQLVKQYPIKSTQVIAHIRKATQGEVGLENCHPFQRELWGQYWVFAHNGHLENFNPSLRGVYQPVGSTDSEKAFCIMLETLRETFPQGQPALLDLYTVINQVTKGLAEKGIFNYLLSNGEYLFCHCTTNLSYLIRQAPFAAAHLIDEDITVDFQALTNPDDRVAIIATLPLTDNEVWTTIQPGELLVFLDGLPRRID, via the coding sequence ATGTGTCAATTACTCGGAATGAATAGCAATGTGCCCACGGATATTTGCTTTTCCTTTGAAGGCTTTTGTGCAAGGGGAGGAAAAACCGATGAACATCGAGATGGTTGGGGAATTGCTTTTTTTGAAGATCGGGGTTGTCGGCTTTTTTTAGATGACTATCCTTCAATTGTTTCTCCCATAGCCCAATTGGTTAAACAATATCCCATTAAATCAACCCAGGTAATTGCCCATATTCGCAAGGCTACTCAAGGAGAAGTCGGACTCGAAAATTGTCATCCCTTTCAACGAGAGTTATGGGGCCAATATTGGGTTTTTGCCCACAATGGTCACTTGGAAAATTTTAACCCATCTTTACGGGGGGTATATCAGCCTGTTGGTAGCACAGATAGTGAGAAGGCTTTCTGTATAATGTTAGAAACATTACGGGAAACTTTCCCCCAGGGCCAACCGGCTTTACTTGATCTTTATACAGTCATTAATCAAGTAACCAAAGGATTAGCAGAAAAGGGCATTTTTAACTATTTATTATCTAATGGAGAATATTTATTTTGTCACTGTACAACCAATTTAAGTTATCTGATTCGCCAGGCCCCTTTTGCAGCGGCTCATTTGATTGATGAAGATATTACCGTTGATTTTCAGGCCTTAACAAATCCTGATGACCGAGTTGCAATTATTGCCACCTTGCCCCTTACAGACAATGAAGTATGGACAACGATTCAACCCGGAGAATTACTCGTCTTTTTGGATGGTCTGCCCCGGCGAATAGATTAG